One region of Primulina tabacum isolate GXHZ01 chromosome 1, ASM2559414v2, whole genome shotgun sequence genomic DNA includes:
- the LOC142519773 gene encoding ferritin-3, chloroplastic-like, translating to MLLAIQSSISFSLDRRLVSDSVFHSVSSPSATSRSDGVVAPHLRRRSVGGLVMNAAKEAINCPILDVVFQPFEEVKKELLLVPALSQASLARHKYSDFCEAAINEQINVEYNVSYVYHAMYAYFDRDNVALKGIANFFKESSIEEREHAEKFMEYQNKRGGQVKLQSMMMPISNYDHLEKGDALCAMELALSLEKLTNEKLLNLHKVAEENNDIQLADFLESEFLVEQVESIKKISEYVAQLRRVGRGHGVWHFDKMLVADAAAA from the exons ATGCTGCTTGCAATCCAATCCTCGATCTCCTTCTCTTTAGATCGTCGTTTGGTCTCAGATTCCGTGTTTCACTCCGTCTCTTCTCCCTCCGCGACGTCGCGATCCGATGGAGTTGTCGCACCACATTTGCGCCGCCGCAGCGTGGGAGGTCTGGTGATGAATGCGGCGAAAGAGGCCATTAATTGCCCCATTCTCGATGTCGTTTTTCAACCGTTCGAAGAAGTGAAGAAGGAGCTCCTTCTCGTCCCTGCTCTTTCTCAAGCCTCTCTTGCTCGCCACAAGTACTCTGACTTCTGCGAGGCCGCCATTAATGAACAGATCAA CGTTGAATATAACGTTTCGTACGTGTATCATGCAATGTATGCCTACTTCGACAGAGATAATGTTGCTCTAAAGGGGATCGCCAA TTTTTTCAAGGAATCTAGCATAGAGGAAAGGGAGCATGCGGAAAAATTCATGGAATATCAG AACAAGAGAGGTGGACAAGTCAAGTTGCAGTCTATGATGATGCCCATATCTAACTATGATCATCTTGAGAAAGGAGATGCATTATGTG CTATGGAGTTGGCCTTGTCCCTGGAAAAGTTAACCAATGAAAAACTTCTGAATCTGCACAAG GTTGCCGAAGAGAACAATGATATTCAACTGGCTGATTTCCTGGAGAGTGAATTTCTGGTAGAACAG GTCGAGTCAATCAAGAAGATATCCGAATATGTGGCTCAGCTGAGGAGGGTTGGCAGAGGCCATG GTGTTTGGCACTTTGATAAGATGCTTGTAGCTGATGCAGCGGCAGCTTGA
- the LOC142550201 gene encoding small ribosomal subunit protein eS4x, with protein MARGLKKHLKRLNAPKHWMLDKLGGAFAPKPSSGPHKSRECLPLILILRNRLKYALTYREVISILMQRHVLVDGKVRTDKTYPSGFMDVVSIPKTNENFRLLYDTKGRFRLHSIRDEEAKFKLCKVRSVQFGKKGIPYLNTYDGRTIRYPDPLIKANDTIKLDLETNKIADFIKFDVGNVVMVTGGRNRGRVGVIKNREKHKGSFETIHVQDALGHEFATRLGNVYTIGKGTKPWVSLPKGKGIKLSIIEEARKRIAAQSAATA; from the exons ATG GCCAGGGGATTGAAGAAACATTTGAAGAGGCTTAATGCCCCCAAGCATTGGATGCTTGACAAGCTTGGTGGAGCATTC GCACCCAAGCCATCTTCTGGTCCTCATAAATCAAGGGAATGCTTGCCTTTGATCCTTATATTGCGTAACAGGTTGAAGTATGCTCTGACTTATCGTGAGGTGATTTCTATTTTGATGCAACGCCATGTTTTGGTTGATGGGAAGGTTAGGACTGATAAAACTTACCCATCTGGCTTCATGG ATGTTGTCTCAATTCCTAAGACAAATGAGAACTTCCGTCTGCTCTATGACACCAAAGGCAGATTCCGTCTCCATTCAATCAGGGATGAAGAAGCAAAG TTTAAACTTTGCAAGGTGCGGTCAGTACaatttggaaagaagggtaTCCCATACCTCAACACCTATGATGGGAGAACCATTCGATACCCTGATCCCCTCATCAAAGCCAACGACACAATCAAATTGGATTTGGAGACCAACAAGATTGCCGACTTCATCAAATTCGATGTTGGGAATGTTGTGATGGTGACTGGTGGAAGAAACAGGGGGCGTGTTGGAGTGATCAAGAACAGAGAAAAACATAAGGGTAGCTTTGAGACCATCCACGTTCAGGATGCACTGGGTCATGAGTTCGCCACTCGGTTGGGAAATGTTTACACAATCGGTAAAGGTACAAAGCCTTGGGTATCTCTACCCAAGGGGAAAGGTATAAAATTATCCATCATCGAAGAGGCACGAAAAAGGATTGCTGCCCAGTCAGCCGCTACTGCTTGA